CTGACGTAAATCAAACTAGTTATAAATCCAATTCTATCAGCTAATActattgaaaatgttaagGCTGAACAAATTATTGTATGCATAATATCTGTACAATTAACTggtctatttattattaagttgaaTCAGACATTGTCACCTGTGTATACAGAAACCTCGACTCAGTAATACATTAGAAGGTTGCGGTTTCGCttgaatttaaagttaaaaaattatgtcattaATGCGTGTACCcgttcaaaaataaaaaatgcatttgtacataatttttaataaaatgaatttgaaaaaaaataatctgttGTATtctgtaaacaaaaaacacaaacacacacatcCTGTGTGTTcgttctaattaaaataaacaatacttgAAGCGAAAACTATCAGCAAAGAAGggctaaagaataaataaaggtaatttaaaaaaaattacaatgttaCATGGTccatgtatattaaataaaagaacactaagtagttaaatttaaaatcatcgAGATAGATAGACATATGGTCAAAAAATCTTATCATATAGGTAAAGACTTTGTGTACGGTCACGGTTGTCACCAAAATTGGcgtataatgaaaaaatataatatggatTTTGGTAATTCATGACGCAAATGTATATAATtcaagtttttgtttaatatcttAGTCTACACTTGCTCGTCAGATCTTTATAATGGagtttaagattattttgctAACTATTctggtatttttttagtacttATCTATACTTTTGCTCATGCTTAGATATATATAGCATACTAGCTGCCTCCTGCCACTCCATCCGTGCGTAATAGAAAGAACTTTGCAAGTAGCTATtgctatgttctatatttattccaaatttcgtcgagatccgttgagccgttctggagataacttcaaaacaaacattcatccatccacctaaaattcacattttaattcttactaatattataaatgcgaaggtttatatggatggatgtttgtttgaaggtatctccgtaacagctcaacgaatcttgataaaatttgatacagatgtagaacatagtctggaagaacacataggctacttaagtttttttattccgcgcggatggaatcgcgtgtgacagctagtttataataatggtaaaattaagctttattttttgttttatttttcagatagAGACGACTATTGGTCTACCATTTTTTCATGATGGtgagcaattttttttattcaccaATTATCACCAGCGACTCCGTTtgcggggaattaaaaaaaaacttaataagtagtgttcttccagactatgttctacattcatgtgccaaatttcattaagatccgttgagccgttctagaggTACCTCCTAACAGACATCCAtctaactttcgcatttataatattggtaagattgTAACGGTCTTCTCAGTACTATTAAAATGTCTAATCTAACTTTACTACATTCAACGAGTAATGCCACACTAATTAGCACAATGGATACAAGCAAACACTGGAATACTTGATTGGAATAAATAACTGTCTCGTTAGTCggaaaacaattataaataaaatctcatTGCACTTctcaaatgtataatttttattctcaaTAGGTGGAGGTGGGCTAGCAATTGTCGCAGGTCTAAGGGGTAGTAAAGGTGTTGGATGTGGCAAAGGTATCGGAGGTAACAAAGGTGTGGGATGGAACAAAGGTTTCGGAGATAACAAAGGACTAGGAGATAATAATGGTCTCGGAGGTAATAAGAAACTTGGATATAAAGGTCTCGGAGGTGCCGGAGTTGGCGTCGCATTACATATAGGTGCAAAAGCGGCCGGCGATTGTGGATACGGCAGCCAGTGGCCCGCGAACAGTAACGGTGCACCAAATGTACACCCGTTGATCGTACCAGTACCCAACGCTAACCAGCCCAAAGGAGACCCATCCACCACACCAGGAGCTAACCCTACTCAACCTAATGGAGATCCATCGACCGCACCAGTAGCAAACCCTATTCAACCTAATGGAGATCCATCGACCGCACCAGGAGCAAACCCTATTCAACCGATTGGAGATCCATCGACTGCACCAGGAGCAAACCCTATTCTACCGATTGGAGATCCATCGACCGCACCAGGAGCAAACCCTATTCTACCGATTGGAGATCCATCGACCGCACCAGGAGCAAACCCTATTCTACCGATTGGAGATCCATCGACCGCACCAGTAGCAAACCCTATTCAACCGATTGGAGATCCATCGACCGCACCAGAAGCAAACCCTATTCAACCGATTGGAAATCCATCGACCGCACCAGTAGCAAAACCTATTCAACCGATTGAAGATCCATCGACCGCACCAGTAGCAAACCCTATTCAACCGATTGGAGATCCATCGACCGCACCAGGAGCAAACCCTATTCAACCGATTGGAGATCCATCGACCGCACCAGAAGCAAACCCTATTCAACCGATTGAAGATCCATCGACCGCACCAGTAGCAAACCCTATTCAACCGATTGGAGATCCATCGACCGCACCAGAAGCAAACCCTATTCAACCGATTGAAGATCCATCGACCGCACCAGGAGCAAACCCTATTCAACCGATTGGAGATCCATCGACCGCACCAGAAGCAAACCCTATTCAACCGATTGAAGATCCATCGACCGCACCAGGAGCAAACCCTATTCAACCGATTGGAGATCCATCGACCGCACCAGTAGCAAACCCTATTCAACCGATTGGAGATCCATCGACCGCACCAGTAGCAAACCCTATTCAACCGATTGGAGATCCATCGACCGCACCAGAAGCAAACCCTATTCAACCGATTGAAGATCCATCGACCGCACCAGAAGCAAACCCTATTCAACCGATTGGAGATCCATCGAACGCACCAGAAGCAAACCCTATTCAACCGATTGGAGATCCATCGACCACACCAGTAGCCAATCCTAATCAAAGCAATGGAGATCCATCGAACACATCAGGACTTAACGATAATAAACCAAATGGAGACCCCTGTACCAAACAAGTACCTTCCGATAATGAACTCAATGGAGACTCATCTACCATATTAGATCCTAAGGATAACCAACCTTATAGTAACCCATCAACGGCACCGGGAGCCAACCCTAATCAACCCAATGGAAATCCAACAGTTACTCAAGATCCTAATATTCCATCGCCTGTACCGAACGTGCCTGCCAGTGTTCTTCCAGTAGACCCAATTACAGCAGATTCATTGCCGTATCCGACACCACAAGGTGGTGGAAAACCAAAGATACCACAATTAGGTGAGAATTACATTATTACTTCATTTATTATAAGAGATAATTAGccgtcgctcgcgactccgtcgccGTGAACTAAAAAATACTTCATTACTaaactatgtgttcttctagactatgttctacatctgtaccacatttcagcgagatccgttgagccattctggagataccttcaaacaaacatctatccatctatactttcgcatttataatacgagtattagtAACATTAGAAGTAAGAATTGGAGGACAACATTAACCTCTCTTAGATATCGCTAGACAGGTTATTtcgttttgaattaaaatcacCAGTTGATGTTACTGACAACGACTTAGTTCTttctctattattattaattcgagTCCTCACCACTGCTACCAATCGCCATCAATGAAATGGCGAAATCAAAATGGTgcaaatcaaataggcacaaaataacGCTTCAGGTAGCCTGTCCATTGGATATAAAAGTGGTCACAGGTCACAGGTCACAGGTATACTCTTTGGTGGGTTAGTTTAATTGTACTAATTTAATCTGTTGTAGGTGGCAGACGCAGCGTCGGTCACGACCTAGGAGCGACATTCCGTCTTGGTTTGCACGTTGGCGTTGCTAAACGAATTGGAGGCAAGGACTTGCCAAGCGTACGCAAACCTATAAAACCCAAATTATCATGTGATTAGGTAACATATAAGTAATGTCGttacaaacaatttaaaaaaaaaatacgtatatttattgtaataataaccatccatttattaataacgtccctttttcttttaaacacTCGTGTGTTACAAAAAATCTAACGAAAAACATCgattttttatgataactAAATTCAAGTTCGTATCGATTCATTTACtttaatcgatgtttttaaTCATGTCaccatattaattttttaattaaaatatttttctgcaaagtatttcattatttatataaactccAAAATTCGATAAGTAGATATTGAATctccaatttaaaaaaaaaaccgactGACTACATCTATTAACTACATttgaaaacaaagattttagaattttctatttaaactaaataactacttattttagaataaattcGAAACATCGATAAAAAGATTCagcaatgaaaaaaattattatggcGAATGAGATTTGAACTTGTtcttttcacatatttttttagaaattcatCTGTCACGTccaatatatatgtattatactGATGTAATATACCCTATGACACTCAGGGGAAGAAGAAGAATGGAATGACATCTAactcatcaaaatcggttcagcatTTTAAGCTAGTAGAGGTCACAATGTAATTGACATAAAATCCACATACACATACGTAAAACATGACTGCCTTGTCAGTCGGGTAATAAAACTTCAACCGACAAATGGAAAAACGCGCAATGGACATGTTGCAAAACAAATCGCACCAATAACTTAAAGTTTTACCGGCAGGTTTTCAAATTAACTACagtaacttaaattaattatggcTATTGTTACACTGAAAAACGTCGGTGGCTAAATACTTGACTTataattagtgatgcaacggaagtgtcttagcggaaccagaaacggaaacagatgtcaaaaataaattttagcagaaacggaaacggaagcggaagcggaaacagaagtgtaaataatatgaaaaaaaaacatatttacaaatatttatttttttggtaaaaacattttgtattcgtttttaatttattaaggcattggatatcggtgtcctttagccttcaatgtaggtatttttactgtgctgcaataagttaaaatacgtgttgacaaacggagtcttttaaatattgaaaaattaaaatattattaaataataaaaattcaccttaaaaagttttggctcccagcagttaccttttttattttgtaaacagtgaatgtgttgagtatcaaatacaccaaatctacattagaaaaagatataattattaggcgtcggtggctcgtggcacttgacttgcaatctgtacGGGCTAGGTTCgtatcccgccatgtaccaatgtgtttttcgatttacataatatgtacatttatccgacgttcttacggtgaaggaaaccatagtgatgctgcctgcacatatctgagaaaaaattcaatgatatgtgtgaagtcaacccgctctgggcctgtgtggttgactatggcctagtcacccctaatttggggtaggctccgagcccctttgtggggatgtatagtgagctgatgataataatgatgatgatatattatatggttatcacttattcaaaagtccatttaataactcgtaagtaagaaatagtcacattttgccagttgtcaaattttatatggacaacaacgaGACAGttaactccagcaagagaaactgattgtttcaaacagcagcagaaaatattacgcgcttgaattaaaaaataagtacgtaaacaaacaaatgcgacaagggccgaaaggccgcgcacggactgcgcgtctcgcgccgcgagtttggatctctcagccgtcttaaagttccgttttatctccgttataaaagttgcggaaacagaagcagaaacggatgttgaaaagcacgcggaacttccgcacttacggaaacggaaacagacatccgttgcatcactacttaTAATCTCCATGTCATGAGTTTAAATCTCCCCAtgccgaggtcccctctcaCGGGCCCTTgagcccagtcactccatggagcgtccaccgaagcgacctaagagctcggtgacctcccaatccggcaataataatgaagaaacagtccgagccgaggctcctgagggagcctaGAGagtagttactcttaaacgaggtttaggctaagcgccatctgcgcccggccacatcaagcccggtgaaactgtaaatgcctcctaaaggcaaacagtgactactcagtcataAAAAAAGAAGCACTAGAGAAGTAGAATATAGAacactattttaaattccaaGATGGCTGCCATTATAAAATAGTGGATTACATATTGACATAATTTTGCAAAACCCGCTCAACatagtttacaaaatatagaGCTTGTCTAGTAGTGTGTGCATTATGAAAAATCCTAAATggttttgtaacatttttcatCCGCCATTTTGTAAATCTGCATACTCTGTTCGTGAAGGCCTTCCATTTGATACCTggggtatgttccgatatgcactgcgaccactgtacagtgtgacgtcaattcagtatactgtgaagccgTTCCTTTATAGTCAGTTATACTGGTTATCCCGTATACTGTCAGCCGCATTTTTTGACGCAGCATTCAAATgagtgtattcaagttttctagtacattaaaaaaactgttttggagtactgtcaaataaaaaatattttaattaatattaattgtaaattgaatttataatataataaaagtaagtactttttcaaaaaaaagaatatgtttttcattacttaacttatattaactttgtgtgtaagttttaattgtaagttaacattatcaacacagtctaataaggttaatttttgcaattcttccattgttttatttattaatccaaactaattacagaactttaaaattttctgattaaactgtagctttgtttataagacGTTAGGCACTCGAGTTgttttgactgatcacgtgatcaaggTACTGAGAGtaccttacctcgaaaacgccagtgctcactgtagaatatggcggcgatttatgacgtcatatatttccctagggtactgcggcagtatactggcagtccataacgga
This genomic stretch from Papilio machaon chromosome 29, ilPapMach1.1, whole genome shotgun sequence harbors:
- the LOC106717184 gene encoding vegetative cell wall protein gp1, producing MEFKIILLTILIETTIGLPFFHDGGGGLAIVAGLRGSKGVGCGKGIGGNKGVGWNKGFGDNKGLGDNNGLGGNKKLGYKGLGGAGVGVALHIGAKAAGDCGYGSQWPANSNGAPNVHPLIVPVPNANQPKGDPSTTPGANPTQPNGDPSTAPVANPIQPNGDPSTAPGANPIQPIGDPSTAPGANPILPIGDPSTAPGANPILPIGDPSTAPGANPILPIGDPSTAPVANPIQPIGDPSTAPEANPIQPIGNPSTAPVAKPIQPIEDPSTAPVANPIQPIGDPSTAPGANPIQPIGDPSTAPEANPIQPIEDPSTAPVANPIQPIGDPSTAPEANPIQPIEDPSTAPGANPIQPIGDPSTAPEANPIQPIEDPSTAPGANPIQPIGDPSTAPVANPIQPIGDPSTAPVANPIQPIGDPSTAPEANPIQPIEDPSTAPEANPIQPIGDPSNAPEANPIQPIGDPSTTPVANPNQSNGDPSNTSGLNDNKPNGDPCTKQVPSDNELNGDSSTILDPKDNQPYSNPSTAPGANPNQPNGNPTVTQDPNIPSPVPNVPASVLPVDPITADSLPYPTPQGGGKPKIPQLGGRRSVGHDLGATFRLGLHVGVAKRIGGKDLPSVRKPIKPKLSCD